A segment of the Bdellovibrio sp. ArHS genome:
ATTGCTGCGGATACTTTGACGTATCTCGATAAGTACATCAAGGCGGGGATGACCACGAATGAAATCGATGAGCTTGCCAACGATTTCATGCTCAGCAAAGGGGCCAAGTCTGCTTGTCTTGGTTATCATGGCTATCCTAAATACACCTGCACCTCTATCAATGAAGTTGTCTGTCACGGGGTTCCCGATGAAACCGTTCTCAAGGACGGGGATATTATCAACGTGGATGTGACGGCCTGGATTGATGGTTTCTTCGGTGACACGTCTAAGATGTATGCCATCGGAAACGTCTCCGAGGATGCCAAGGACTTGATTGAAACTGCCCGCATGGCCCGCGACATTGGCATTGAAATGATCAAGCCAGGTGGCTTTACTGGCGATATTGGTTTTGAAACGAATAAGCTTGTGACCCGCAAAGGCTATACAACCGTCAAAGAGATCGGCGGTCATGGTGTCGGCCGGACCTTCCACGACGAGCCTTTTGTTCCCTCTTTCGGTAAAAAGGGGAAGGGCGAACGCCTGGTCCCCTTCCACTGTATCACTGTCGAGCCCATGGTTAACCAAGGTACAGATGAGCTTATCGAGTTTGATATTACCGGCTCTTCGATTAAATATTATCATACCGCAGATGGTCTATTATCCGCACAGTTTGAACATACCGTTCTTGTGACGGATACTGGGTTCGAAATTTTAACCTTACCCTAAGCGGCGGTTAGCAGAGCGAACAGCCCTGCGCCCCAAGCGAAGCTCAAGCTTCTTTGAATTTGATTTTGTAAACTAACGAGAGGAAACTCATGTCACTAACGACAACGAATGGAAAATCGGCAATGAAAAAAAATGCTAAAGTACCAGCTAAACCGGCTGCAAAAACAATCTCTGGCGACTTCAAAGTCTGCAAAGAGGCGATGGAAAATCCTGAAGTCTTCGATAAATTGGCTAAATGGGGCCGCGAAGAAATCAAAATCGCTGAAACAGAAATGCCAGGCTTGATGGCAGTTCGTAAAGAATTTAAGAAACAACAACCTTTGAAAGGTGCCCGCATTTCTGGTTGCCTTCACATGACAATCCAGACGGCTGTTCTGATCGAAACTCTTGTCGAGTTAGGTGCGGAAGTGCGTTGGTCTTCATGCAATATCTTCTCAACTCAAGACCATGCAGCCGTTGCTATCGCCGCAGCTGGTATTCCGGTCTTTGCTTGGAAAGGTTTGAGCGAAGAGGATTTCAACTGGTGTATCGAACAAACTATCGTTGGTTGGGGTAAAGAAGGCTTCAACATGATCCTGGATGACGGTGGTGACTTGACAAACATGATGCACGAACCACGCTTCGCTAAAGAGATGAAGAAAATCATCGGTATCTCTGAAGAAACAACCACAGGCGTTCACAACTTGGAAGTTCTTCTTAAGAACGGCAAGTTGAAAGTTCCTGCGATCAATATCAACGACTCTGTGACGAAGTCTAAATTCGACAACCTCTATGGCTGCCGCGAGTCTTTGGCTGACGGTATCAAGCGTGCTACTGACGTAATGGTTGCTGGTAAAATCTGCGTAGTAGCTGGTTACGGCGACGTAGGTAAAGGCTCTGCACATTCTCTTCGTGGCTTGGGCGCGCGCGTTCTTATCACTGAAATCGATCCTATCTGTGCATTGCAAGCGGCGATGGAAGGTTTCGAAGTAACGACAATGGAAGAAGCGGCAAAAATCGCGGACATCTTCGTTACGGCAACTGGTTGCTGCGATATCATCACAGACAAGCACTTCAACATGATGAAAAACAATGCGATCGTATGTA
Coding sequences within it:
- the map gene encoding type I methionyl aminopeptidase produces the protein MGIKPLSLEEIKKMTRACRIAADTLTYLDKYIKAGMTTNEIDELANDFMLSKGAKSACLGYHGYPKYTCTSINEVVCHGVPDETVLKDGDIINVDVTAWIDGFFGDTSKMYAIGNVSEDAKDLIETARMARDIGIEMIKPGGFTGDIGFETNKLVTRKGYTTVKEIGGHGVGRTFHDEPFVPSFGKKGKGERLVPFHCITVEPMVNQGTDELIEFDITGSSIKYYHTADGLLSAQFEHTVLVTDTGFEILTLP
- the ahcY gene encoding adenosylhomocysteinase is translated as MSLTTTNGKSAMKKNAKVPAKPAAKTISGDFKVCKEAMENPEVFDKLAKWGREEIKIAETEMPGLMAVRKEFKKQQPLKGARISGCLHMTIQTAVLIETLVELGAEVRWSSCNIFSTQDHAAVAIAAAGIPVFAWKGLSEEDFNWCIEQTIVGWGKEGFNMILDDGGDLTNMMHEPRFAKEMKKIIGISEETTTGVHNLEVLLKNGKLKVPAININDSVTKSKFDNLYGCRESLADGIKRATDVMVAGKICVVAGYGDVGKGSAHSLRGLGARVLITEIDPICALQAAMEGFEVTTMEEAAKIADIFVTATGCCDIITDKHFNMMKNNAIVCNIGHFDIEIDMAWLNKNSKVREVKPQVDIHTLKNGRQIIVLAKGRLVNLGCATGHPSFVMSNSFTNQVMAQMELFMNRDKYQEIAVYRLPKHLDEKVAALHLDKLGVKLTKLSSKQAKYLHMSPQGPFKPEHYRY